Part of the Limihaloglobus sulfuriphilus genome is shown below.
TTCAGCAGAGGATGTGCTTTCAATGAAACCCGACGGGGTGTTTCTCAGCAACGGCCCCGGCGATCCGGCACCGCTGAAATACGCCATCGGAAACATAAAAAAACTGCTCGGCAAGGTACCAGTGTTCGGTATATGCCTGGGCCATCAGCTGCTGGCGATTGCCCTGGGAGCGAAGAGTTATAAACTCAAATTTGGACATCGCGGCGCCAACCATCCGGTTAAAAATCTCGACAATGACCAAATTGAGGTTACCTGTCAGAACCACGGTTTCTGCATTGATCTTGATTCGATAAAGGGTGTTGACGTAGAAACGACGCACATAAACCTCAACGATAATACGCTTGCCGGCATCAGGTGCAGAGAATTGAAGGCCTTCGCGGTTCAGTACCACCCGGAAGCCTCGCCCGGGCCGCATGATTCGAGATACCTCTTTGATTATTTCAGGGAATTGATAGAATCTGATAAGGCTTAAAGTGTATGAGGGCTTTACACTGAAAAATTATTAAAAATCTAATAAGTAAGGATACGAGCATGGCAAAAAAATTTATCATCAAGACTAATTACGGAAGCATAACCCTTGAGCTTGACCATGAAAATGCACCTGTTACGTGCAGGAATTTTGAGCATTATGTGAACAAGAATTTCTTCGACGGAACCATTTTCCACCGTGTTATAAAGGGTTTCATGGTCCAGGGCGGCGGTATGACCTCGGATATGAACCAGAAACCGACAGATACGCCGATAGTTCTGGAATCAGAAAACGGGCTCAAAAACGACCGCGGCACAATCGCAATGGCACGTACAATGGACCCAAACAGCGCTACCTCACAGTTTTTCATCAACCATGCCGATAATGATTTTCTCAATTTCGCCCCCGGCAATCCCGGCTATGCGGTATTTGGTAAAGTCACAGAGGGCATGGAAGTGGTAGATGCAATCGCTGATGTAGAGACGGGAACCAAGGGCTATCACCAGGATGTACCGATGCAGACGATAACGATCGAAACGGTTTTGCCGCTTGAGTAGATTTTATGGCTTCGCTTGATATTATATGTCAGGAGCCGGTGGTATTCAGCGACCGCCGGCAGGCAGCGCATATGCTTGCTGAACACATTGCCGGGGCCTGCGGAAAAGAAAAGCCTCTCATTCTCGGCATTCCCCGCGGCGGGATGGTAATAGCAGCAGACATCGCGGCAGAGGTTGGCGGCGATCTTGATATTATACTGACCCGAAAACTCGGTGCTCCCAATAATCCTGAGCTGGCTATTGGAGCGATAACCGAAACCGCAGAGACGGTGCTCAATGACGAGTTGATCTGTTATCTTAATGTCAGTTCAGCATATATTGAAAACGAAAAGACATCACAGAAGAATCTCATTGCACAGCGTAGCAGCCGCTACAGGGGGATATACCCCAAACAGCCGATTAAAGACAGGATCGTTGTTTTGACAGATGACGGAGTTGCCACCGGGGCGACAATGCGTGCGGCTATCTGGGCTGCAAAGGCAGAATCGCCCTCGAAGATTATTCTGGCAATTCCCGTAGCGCCGCCAGATACGGCCGCATCTCTCTCCAGGGAAGTTGACCGCACAATATGCATCTCTGCCCCGTCAAACTTTGGAGCTGTTGGAATGTTTTACAGAGACTTCAACCAGGTTTCTGATGAAACAGTCATCAGAATACTTGAAAATACTGCCAAGCGCTGACAGAGAAACAGGCGAAATGGCGGCGGCTAAAAACCCAGGTCGCGAAGTTTTTCGATTGAGAGGGAGCCGCCGGATTTTATGTAGTTATCAACGCGTGCGGTTATGACCTTTACCACGATGTCGGTCTCTATGTTGACCGGATCGGAGGGTTTGAGTTTTGAGAGGTTTGTGTTTTTCCACGTTTCGGGAATGACCGCGACTGAAAAGCCCGCGGCGTCTTTTTTGGCTACTGTAAGGCTGATCCCGTCAACGGCGATTGAGCCTTTGTGGATTATCTCGCGGGAGATATCTGCCGGCACATCAAAGGTTAAATCCCAGAAATCGCCGCTCTGCACTGCCCGGCGGAGGCGTCCCTGTCCGTCAACGTGTCCCTGCACGATATGCCCTCCGAAACGTCCAGACGCTGCCATCGCCGGTTCGAGGTTTACACTCTCTCCGGCCTTGCGCAGTCCGGTTGTGCTTTTTTCCAGTGATTCCGGGCTCACATCAAAGCTGATCTGTGAGCCGGCGATCTTTGACGCGGTCAGGCATACGCCGTTAACCGCCACGCTGTCGCCGTGTTTGACATCCGCGGCGATATCAGGCGCATCAACAACCAGCAGCTTCCCGCTCGCCAGCGCCGTCAGCCGTTTAACAGTTCCAAGCGTTTGAATTATTCCAGTAAACATATTATATCATTTCAGATTAGTAACTTATGGGGTTATATCCGTGTTGCCGAAGGCTTTTTTTATCGTTTTCTTTATCTACTACCAGGCTTAACACTGCCTGCACGACCTGCTGATCGGTATATTCAGGGTGGCGGTTGCGTATTCCTGCTTCTACAATAGACCTGAGGTTGTCGCTTAATTCAATAACCATCTCCGCGCGGCGCTGGGGTCCTATTTTTCTTAAAACCTCAATCTGTTTTAAATAGGCATCTTTACTTGTGTCCTTTGGAATCATGGTTATTCTTCTTCTTATTCCCATTCAATGGTTGACGGCGGTTTACTGGAGATGTCATAGACAACCCTGTTTACGCCGCGTACCTCGTTTATAATTCTGCTTGAAATCAGGCTCAATGTCTCGTATGGAATCCGTGAGAAATCAGCGGTCATAAAATCGGTAGTATCGACCGAGCGAACCGCTATGACGTTCTCGTATGTGCGTTCATCGCCCATAACCCCGACCGTCTCAACCGGCACGAGCACCGCAAGTGTCTGGCTGACTTTGCGGTACAGTCCGGCGGCCTTGATTTCATTTATAAGTATCTCATCAGCATCACGCACAACGCGGAGCTTTTCTTCGGTTACTTCGCCAAGTACACGAACCGCCAGGCCCGGCCCGGGGAAAGGGTGCCGCCACACCATGTCTTCGGGCAGGCCGAGTATTTCGCCGAGCTTGCGGACTTCGTCCTTGAACAGGTCACGCAGCGGCTCAACCAGGTCAAAACCGAGCTGTTCGGGCAGGCCGCCGACGTTGTGGTGCAGTTTAATGTTCGCCGCGAGGTTGCCGTCTTTTGAGCCGGATTCGATAACATCAGGGTAGAGCGTGCCTTGCGCCAGGAATTTGGCGTTTTGGATTTTGCAGGCCTCTGACTTGAATGCCTCTATGAACTCGCCGCCGATAATCTTGCGTTTTTTCTGCGGGTCAACAACACCCTTGAGCTTTGCCAGGAACTGTTTTGACCAGTCCACGACATGGAGGTTTATCTTGAAGTGGCCACGGAACATTGTTTCCACGCCTTCCCGTTCATGGTTACGTAAAAGCCCGTTATCAACGAAGATACACACAAGCTGATCGCCGATTGCCTTATGCAGAAGCGCCGCGACAACCGCCGAGTCAACGCCGCCGCTGAGTCCGCAGATAACGGTGTCATCGCCAACCTTTTGCCGGACGGCTTCAATGGCTTCCTCGGCGAAGTCCTGCATCTTCCAGGAGCCTTCGCAGCCGCAGATGTTATACAGGAAGTTTCGCAGAATCTCCATGCCTTCCGGCGTGTGGGTTACCTCTGGGTGGAACTGAACGCCGTAGAACTTCATCTTGCTGTTCCGCACAGCGGCATAAGGGCAGCTCTCTGTTGAGGCGAGAATGTCAAAGCCCGCCGGCACCGCGTCAATCTGGTCGCCGTGGCTCATCCAGACGGTAGTTTCTTCGTTGACGGCGTTAAACAGGTCACTTGAATCCTTTACGGTGATTTTTGCCCTGCCGTATTCGCGGCTTTTTGCCGGCTTGATATGCGCGCCGAGCATGGAGGTGGCGAGCTGCATTCCGTAGCATATCCCCAGAACCGGCACACCAAGCTCGAAAATACGCGGGTCAGTTTTCGGGGCGTTATCCGCATACACGCTGGCAGGGCCGCCGGAGAGGATAATGCCCGCGACGCCGTCCTCGGCAAGCCGCTCTATCTCGATATCAGGGCGGTAAATCTTTGAATATACATTGTTTTCCCTGACTCTTCGGGCTATAAGCTGGCCGTACTGGCTTCCAAAATCAAGTATTGCTATGGTTTCTCTGTGTTGGTTCATGTTAAAATATTTATAAAGGATTTATCTTTGGTTTCGGCAGGACTGTCCTGCATGTAATCTCATATCAGATATATACAATATCACAAATCTCAAATCCGACATCTCAAATTTCAAATCTGAAATCTCATTTATCAAATCACTCTGCTGATATTCTATAACTAAAACGCCAAAATGAAAATTCTTTCTGAAAAACTTTATTTAAGTTGACATTGCCAAAATAAAAACCAATAATAAACCAAATGAATACCGAACAAAAACTTTCTGTTCTTGCTGATTCGGGAAAGTACGATCTTGCCTGCTCGTGTAAGTACGATTACGAGCCGGGGCGGGTCAGGGGAGACGCCGGCAAATGGATTTATCCCTCTGCACTTCCGGGCGGCAGAAAAATGCACCTTCTCAAAACGCTATTGAGTAATGAGTGCGTCAACGACTGCACCTACTGCCCGTTTAACTGTGTTTCTAATACCCAAAGGTGCACTCTTGAGCCGGAGGAGCTGGCGGCAATGTTTTCGCGGCTAAAATCCGCCCGGATGGTGGATGGTCTTTTCGCATCTTCCGGTGTTTGCGGCTCAACAGAGAAGACAATGGCAAAGATAATCGCTGTTGCGGAGATTCTCAGAAAGAAGCAGCATTTCAGGGGTTTTATTCACCTCAAGATTGTCCCTGGTGCAAGCGACGAGGCAGTGCGCCAGGCGGTTATGCTGGCGTCCCGGGTATCTGTAAACATTGAGGCTCCGAGCCCGGAAAGGCTGGCTAAGCTCAGCCGCAGAAAGGATTTCCACAACGACATAATACGAACAATGAAGAAGATAAACGAATACAAACAGCTCAAAAAAGGCTCAAAGGGACAGACCACACAATTTGTGGTAGGAGCCGCCGGCGAGAGCGACAGGGAGATAGTCATCGCAACCCACCGATTATACAATGGTTATGATATGGAACGTGTTTATTATTCCGCGTTCCAGAACACCGCTTCCGATGAGCCCGCCGGAGATGAAGGGTTTGTCCGCGAGCACAGGCTCTATCAGGTCGATTATCTGCTTAGAAAATATAAGTTTGACAAAAATGATATCCTCTTTGACAGCGATGGCAGGCTGGATTTAAACCGGGATCCCAAACAGGTCTGGGCAGATTCTCATCCTGAATTTTTCCCCGTAAATATAAACAGAGCAGGTCGTTATGAGCTGTTGAGAGTTCCCGGAATCGGCCCTGTTGGAGCCTCGAGAATTATAAGCAGGAGGCGAAACGGCAGGATAACCGATGCGTCTGAGCTTGCGGCTATGCGTGTAAGGCACCGATTAGCCGGTTCTTACATAGTTTTTTAAATTTTCCTTGACATTATAAAGCTATATCCCGATAATGAACAAAGTGTTAAGTGGAATATTATCGAAAGGAACCACAAGTTAGAAGTTATTCCAAAATATTTCATTTCAGAAGTCTCTTTCTCGGCGCGGTTTGATGCTGCGCGAATTTGAAGAGGCAGCCTGCCCGTGCGGGCTTTGCGCTCTTTAACAATTTAATCTTTTCCCGGTCTGGTCTGAAATCAGAAGAAAGAAGCGTTAAAAGGTTTGCTGCCGATTACTGTAATTCTTTGTCGTTGAAGATGTAATCGCGTACAGGCGGCGGGTCTTTGATATTCAGGTCTGGTTGGAAATTAGAAGTCGTTATCACATAGCCTTGCGGGGTTGTCCTGCGGGCAGTTAATCGAAGAAGAACTCGAGAAACCTGGAGACTTAAAAGATGAAGAATATGATGATTACGACACTATTTCTGCTCGCAGTGGCCGCTGCGTGCGGTTCAACCGTTAAATTTACTGAGGATAACCAGACACTTATAAGAACCCCCGGTTCGCTTGTTACCTTAACTGTTGAGAGTACTGAAGAGCTCACAACACTAAGTGTAATAGCGACTATGGATACCGGAAGCGATACGTTTGCCGGCGGTACCGGCAAAGCCGACGCCGCGACATACGGCTGGACTGCTGATTTGAGCAAAAACCCCGTATTGTCAAATGGTGATCAGACGATTGAATTGGAACTGGCATATTTTCCGCTCGTTCCAACCGATTCATATCCTCCTCTTGACGGGACTGTAGGTTATGTTGCTTTCACCTATAACGGCGGCAATGTTCAGATTAGTCTTTCGAATGGAAGTCAACTTACTCTGGACAAAAACAGCCAGACGGTAGGCGCCATAGCAAGTACAGTTACAGTAGTTCCAGAGCCGGCAACAGTGCTGGTATTTGGAATCGGCGGGCTGATTATGAGAAGCTGTCTGAGAAACTCCTCATCAAATAAGAGAAAAGATTAAAGTTGCGCACTGAAATGTTATAATACAAAGCGGGTGATTCGTCGCCCGCTTTTTTTATGATTTTATGAACAAAGATTCAATTTAACTTGTAAATATACAAGAGTTAAATAGAATTACCCTTATGCTAAATCTGTTAAAAATATGCACGTATATTTTGGTTCCTGCCGCCGTTGTTATCGCGGGCAAAATCGCGATGGATTCTGTATCGGTAAGTACCGGTTACGAAGATGTCCTTTCAGCCCCAACCGCCTCCGAAACGGCACAGCAAAGCATTGGTTCTCAATCAGACGATGAAGACAGCACAGAGCATGCTCTTATAACAGCCGCCATGGCCCTGGCGCAGAAGATAAATCCGCCCATTGAGAAAAGCGGCACCGTAGTTTCAAGAACCGGCGGCCCCGATTCAGGGCAGAAACCCGAGCCGCCAACACCCAAGCCGCCCGTGGTTTATACAAAATTTAAACTTTTGGGAACCTGTGTCAATCATACAAACCCCGCAAGGTCGATAGCTTATATTGATGTTCCCGGCAAAGGCAAGCAGTGGGTGTATAAGGGCGAGGATGTCAATCATTCAGTAATAAAAGATATCATGGCAGGCAGTATTCTCGTTGACCAGGGCGGCAGTGTTACAGAGCTCTTTGTCCCGCAGGCCGCGCCGAATCCATTGCTCAAAACTGCCGGCTCAGTGGGTCAGTCAAGGGAGAGTGAATTAACGGCCCAGGTACAGCCGGGCTCTGCCGAGGCGGCTGCCTATGCCCAGGCGCAGGCAGAAGAAGCCCGCCAGC
Proteins encoded:
- a CDS encoding peptidylprolyl isomerase; this encodes MAKKFIIKTNYGSITLELDHENAPVTCRNFEHYVNKNFFDGTIFHRVIKGFMVQGGGMTSDMNQKPTDTPIVLESENGLKNDRGTIAMARTMDPNSATSQFFINHADNDFLNFAPGNPGYAVFGKVTEGMEVVDAIADVETGTKGYHQDVPMQTITIETVLPLE
- a CDS encoding phosphoribosyltransferase; translated protein: MASLDIICQEPVVFSDRRQAAHMLAEHIAGACGKEKPLILGIPRGGMVIAADIAAEVGGDLDIILTRKLGAPNNPELAIGAITETAETVLNDELICYLNVSSAYIENEKTSQKNLIAQRSSRYRGIYPKQPIKDRIVVLTDDGVATGATMRAAIWAAKAESPSKIILAIPVAPPDTAASLSREVDRTICISAPSNFGAVGMFYRDFNQVSDETVIRILENTAKR
- a CDS encoding riboflavin synthase: MFTGIIQTLGTVKRLTALASGKLLVVDAPDIAADVKHGDSVAVNGVCLTASKIAGSQISFDVSPESLEKSTTGLRKAGESVNLEPAMAASGRFGGHIVQGHVDGQGRLRRAVQSGDFWDLTFDVPADISREIIHKGSIAVDGISLTVAKKDAAGFSVAVIPETWKNTNLSKLKPSDPVNIETDIVVKVITARVDNYIKSGGSLSIEKLRDLGF
- the guaA gene encoding glutamine-hydrolyzing GMP synthase translates to MNQHRETIAILDFGSQYGQLIARRVRENNVYSKIYRPDIEIERLAEDGVAGIILSGGPASVYADNAPKTDPRIFELGVPVLGICYGMQLATSMLGAHIKPAKSREYGRAKITVKDSSDLFNAVNEETTVWMSHGDQIDAVPAGFDILASTESCPYAAVRNSKMKFYGVQFHPEVTHTPEGMEILRNFLYNICGCEGSWKMQDFAEEAIEAVRQKVGDDTVICGLSGGVDSAVVAALLHKAIGDQLVCIFVDNGLLRNHEREGVETMFRGHFKINLHVVDWSKQFLAKLKGVVDPQKKRKIIGGEFIEAFKSEACKIQNAKFLAQGTLYPDVIESGSKDGNLAANIKLHHNVGGLPEQLGFDLVEPLRDLFKDEVRKLGEILGLPEDMVWRHPFPGPGLAVRVLGEVTEEKLRVVRDADEILINEIKAAGLYRKVSQTLAVLVPVETVGVMGDERTYENVIAVRSVDTTDFMTADFSRIPYETLSLISSRIINEVRGVNRVVYDISSKPPSTIEWE
- a CDS encoding radical SAM protein; amino-acid sequence: MNTEQKLSVLADSGKYDLACSCKYDYEPGRVRGDAGKWIYPSALPGGRKMHLLKTLLSNECVNDCTYCPFNCVSNTQRCTLEPEELAAMFSRLKSARMVDGLFASSGVCGSTEKTMAKIIAVAEILRKKQHFRGFIHLKIVPGASDEAVRQAVMLASRVSVNIEAPSPERLAKLSRRKDFHNDIIRTMKKINEYKQLKKGSKGQTTQFVVGAAGESDREIVIATHRLYNGYDMERVYYSAFQNTASDEPAGDEGFVREHRLYQVDYLLRKYKFDKNDILFDSDGRLDLNRDPKQVWADSHPEFFPVNINRAGRYELLRVPGIGPVGASRIISRRRNGRITDASELAAMRVRHRLAGSYIVF
- a CDS encoding PEP-CTERM sorting domain-containing protein; amino-acid sequence: MKNMMITTLFLLAVAAACGSTVKFTEDNQTLIRTPGSLVTLTVESTEELTTLSVIATMDTGSDTFAGGTGKADAATYGWTADLSKNPVLSNGDQTIELELAYFPLVPTDSYPPLDGTVGYVAFTYNGGNVQISLSNGSQLTLDKNSQTVGAIASTVTVVPEPATVLVFGIGGLIMRSCLRNSSSNKRKD